One Streptosporangium becharense genomic window, GGGTCACCGCCGAGCTGCGCTTCGACGACTACCCCCTCGCCGCCAAGCTGACCCGCTGGGGCATCGACGGGCACATGGGCCTGCTGTTCGGACTGCCCAACCAGATCCTCCTCGGTGCCCTGGCCGTCGCGCTGATCTGCCTCATCGTGTGGGGGTACCGCATGTGGTGGCTGCGCCGCCCGACCCGGGGCTTCGGCACCCCGTACGGACGCGGCGGCCTGCGGCGCCTGCCCTGGGCGGTGGTGCCGCCCGTGGCCGCCGTGGTGATCGCGCTGGGGGTGTTCCTGCCGTTGCTCGGCGTCTCGCTGGCCGCCTTCCTACTGGTCGACGTCGTGTCGGCGAGGATCGCCGCGGCCCGCGCGAGGAGGCCCGGGACCGGCGTGCCCGGATGAGGCGGCCGAGGGTGCCCGGATGAGGCGGCCGAGGGTCGGCGTACCCGGCTGAGAGGGCCGGGACGCGGGCACACGCCGTGCGGCCCGTCCGCGCTCCGGCGCCGGTCAGGCCGTGGCCCGGCTCCCTGTGGCCCGCCTCCCGCTTCCGTGGCCGGCGCCGGTCACGCCTTCGGCGACGGGCGCCCGGCCACCAGGTTCTGGAGCCCGTCGACGAACCGCTCGATCGGCTGGTGGATCCTGTGCTCCCGCCACTCGGCCCTGCGCAGACTCCGCGATCCCGGCTTGTAGCGCCGCCGTGCCCACGGGGAGCCGGGCCGGGCCAGCCGGATCGCGCCGACCAGCGCCAGCGGGGTGATGTAGATCCCGATCAGGCCGGTCCAGATCTTCCCCTTGCCCAGGGCGACCACCGACAACGCCAGGTTGGTGCCCACGACGAACGCGATCTGCCCGGTGGACAGCAGGTCGTCGTCGGGTCCGGGGTTGAGGACGTCGTCGAGCTCCAGCGGGCTCGCACCCAGCAGCGCCAGCCCGCACATCGCGGCGGCCACGAAGACGGCGTCCACCGACAGGCGGCCCTGCTCCTTCCAGTAGACGTCGTCCAGCAGGACCACCAGCGCGAACTCGTCCAGCACGAGCGCGGTGCCGGCACCGAACAGCCCGGCGAGCAGCCCGGCCGCCGCGGAGGCGACGTCCTGCACGGCGAGCCCGCTGACGCCGCCCACGCACATGAAGACCACGCCGAACACGACGTGGTGGATGTGCAGCCCGCCGGAGGTGACGTTCCCCGGCCACCATCTCACCCGGGCACGGATCAGCCGGACGCTGATCCGGATGAAGACGAACGTGCCGATGAAGAAGACGAAGAAGCAGAACAGCCGGAGCTTGCCCGCCGCCACGATCTCCGTCGCGAACCATTCCCCCATTCGTGCCTCCACCCTCGAAAAAGGGGGATTCCCGGCAGGCTATCACCGCCCCGATTCCCACCCGGCGCACGGCGGGCGGGGCCGCCGGGTCACCGCACCGGGGGTGGGACGACCGGGGAGACGTCACAGATCCGGGGTGTGCGGCGGGGTGTCCCGGTCCGGAAGGCGGAAACCGTCACGATCCTGCGCGACGCCGCCCGTCTCCCCGGCGATCAGCCGGGCCGCCAGCTCGCCTGTCATGAACAGGTCGGGCGTGCGCGAGGCCGGATCCTCGACGTCCATCTCGTACTCGATGTTCGTCCTGCCCTCGCGTTCGCTGTGGTATCGGATGGCGAGTACGCGGATCGGGCTCGTCCCGTTCCGGAACACCAGCGTCTCGTCGTCGGCCCACTCGTGGACTCGCAGATCCGGGATCACCCCGGCCAGGAGTTCCACGAGACGGTCGGGGGACATCTCCTCCCGGCAGCCGACCACCGAGGCGAGGGCGTCCCGGGGGCCCGGCTCCGGGTGCGCGGCCCCGTTGAGCAGCCGGGCCAGCCCCTCGACCACGTTCCAGGGGGCACAGTACGGCCCGCCGATGTCGCGTCCGGTCTCCTCCAGCACGTAGGCGGTACGCCACCCCGTCGGCAGGCCCGCCCGCGACTCGATGGCCGGCGTGATGTCGATCGGGCCGCGCAGCCGCATCTTCCGGGTCACCCGGATCCCCTTGCGGTCCGCGCGCGCCACCGGGCTGCACCGCCGCACGGTCTCCAGCAGCAGCGCCGGATCGGGCCGGTAGCCGAGCAGCAGCGCGTGCCCGGTGCGCAGCCGCCTGGCCGAAAGGAAGTCGGTGACGCCCATGTGAGGACCCCCGTGAGTCTCGGGTACGGGCCCCCATGGTCGGGTGTCCCGCTTGTCTCCCACTTGGAGTCCGATGGCGAAAGGGGCGGCGGGTGCCGCCTCAGTCGGGGTGGTGCTGGTGTTGCAGGTAGGCGGCGGTCTCCGGGTTGGCGGGGAAGTACGCCTCGATGGCCAGCTCGGCCACGGTGATGTCCAGCGGGGTGCCGAAGGTGGCCATCGTGCTGAAGAAGGCGAGCTCCCGGTAGCCGCGGCGGATCCGGAGCGGCACGACGATGTCGCCCGGCCCGGGGCGTTCGATCTCGGGTTCGGGCTGGTCGCAGGGGTAGCCCTCCAGCTCGTGCCAGAGCGAGGTCAGCTCGGGGTCGGCGGTCAGGCTCATCTGGCGGCGGACCCGGTGCAGCAGGTGTGCCCGCCACTCGCCCAGGTTGATGATCCGCTGCGCCATGCCCCGGGGGTGCAGGCTGAGCCGGAGCACGTTGACCGGCGGTTCCAGCAGCTCCGGCGCGACCCCGCGCAGCAGCAGCCCGGTGGCGGAGTTGCGGTCGACGAGGTTCCAGCGCTGGTCGACGACCACCGCCGGGTACGGCTCGTGCCCGCTCAGCACCTGCCCCAGCGCCTCCCGCACGGACGCCATGTGCGGGGAGTTGAGCGGCGTCTCCGAGTAGAGCGGCGCGAAACCCCCGGAGAGCAGCAGGTGGTTGCGCTCGCGCAGGGGGAGGTCCAGCTCCTCGGCCAGGTGCAGGATCATCTCCCTGCTCGGCTTCGACCTGCCGGTCTCCACGAAGCTCAGGTGCCGGGTGGAGATGTCGGCCTGGATCGCGAGGTCCATCTGACTCATTCGCCGGCGCTCCCGCCACTGGCGCAGGAGCTCGCCTACCGGACGGGATGCGCTGGTGGAGGTCACGGACACCACGATAACGGGGGTGTTTTGCCAAAACCATTACCGTGCGCGTAGCGCGTGGCGTGATGTCCGGTCCGAGGGATCGGCGTCGCTCATGCGACCCGCATCGGATTTTCCCACTGGCAACAGCAAGACCTATCCCCCTTAGAGGGTGGAATAAGCGAGAGGTATGGTGATGGTTCGTGACGACGTTCCGGATCAGTGAGGCGGCATCGCTGCTGGGGGTCAGCGCCGACACCGTGCGCCGCTGGGTCGACACCGGTCGGCTGCCCGCCCGGCGCGACGACCACGGTCATCGTCTGATCTCCGGGGCCGAGCTGGCCGCGTTCGCGCGTTCTCAGTCGGCGCGTGACGAGCACGGCAGCATGTCCTCGGCGCGCAACCGCTTCCGGGGGATCGTCACCGAGGTGGTCAAGGACACGGTGATGGCTCAGGTGGAGATAGCGGCGGGGCCGTTCCGGGTGGTGTCGCTGATGAGCCGCCGGTCCGCCGACGAGCTGGGTCTCGAACCGGGCGTGGTCGCGGTCGCCGTCGTGAAGTCCACCACGGTCGTCGTCGAGGTTCCCGACAACCCCTGAGCGTTCCCGACAACTCCTGAGCGTTCCCGACAACTCCTGAGCCTGGAGGCTGGATTTGCGACTCATCTCACGCTCGATCACCGCGGCGCGGGAGTCCCGCCGGGTGGTGCGTGGCCTGTTCCCG contains:
- a CDS encoding helix-turn-helix domain-containing protein; this translates as MVSVTSTSASRPVGELLRQWRERRRMSQMDLAIQADISTRHLSFVETGRSKPSREMILHLAEELDLPLRERNHLLLSGGFAPLYSETPLNSPHMASVREALGQVLSGHEPYPAVVVDQRWNLVDRNSATGLLLRGVAPELLEPPVNVLRLSLHPRGMAQRIINLGEWRAHLLHRVRRQMSLTADPELTSLWHELEGYPCDQPEPEIERPGPGDIVVPLRIRRGYRELAFFSTMATFGTPLDITVAELAIEAYFPANPETAAYLQHQHHPD
- a CDS encoding TOBE domain-containing protein — protein: MTTFRISEAASLLGVSADTVRRWVDTGRLPARRDDHGHRLISGAELAAFARSQSARDEHGSMSSARNRFRGIVTEVVKDTVMAQVEIAAGPFRVVSLMSRRSADELGLEPGVVAVAVVKSTTVVVEVPDNP